In Ostrea edulis chromosome 10, xbOstEdul1.1, whole genome shotgun sequence, one genomic interval encodes:
- the LOC125676899 gene encoding ATP-dependent DNA helicase RecQ-like — MELTDEKRKQIEERFSIECLRGNQVNGIKAVCNGKDVFVGLKTGSGKSMIYESIPVICYDACVIVVTALVSIMKEQTERLCKLGFTCTYIGKDPDDDDVLQEGGFQFIFGSPEALVGEKKWRDMVSKLREKIKVIVVDEAHTVVQWGEGNDHHKAFREHFSQIGELRAICPDVPIAALTATSGPAQRCKITKSLCFRTSETVIISESPDRKNIKISSMCVPNNSEIEDVMGWLLNEFEKKKETLPRHIIFSESISDVSKIYAIFRKRIGKSEHYEMFHSKTVEGRKEYIRSDMTKDGKIRILICTNSAGMGVNFYKVHNIIHYGLPREMDTFVQQMGRAGRDG; from the exons ATGGAGTTGACGGATGAAAAGAGAAAACAGATTGAAGAGAGGTTTAGCATAGAGTGTTTGAGGGGAAATCAAGTAAATGGGATCAAAGCGGTTTGTAATGGAAAGGATGTATTCGTAGGATTGAAGACGGGTAGCGGGAAATCTATGATTTACGAAAGCATTCCCGTCATTTGTTATGACGCTTGTGTCATAGTTGTGACAGCCCTTGTTTCCATAATGAAAGAACAAACGGAAAGACTCTGCAAGCTAGGTTTCACTTGTACATATATTGGAAAGGACCCAGACGACGATGATGTGTTACAGGAAGGGGGATTTCAGTTTATTTTTGGCAGTCCGGAGGCACTGGTTGGCGAGAAGAAGTGGAGGGATATGGTATCCAAATTAAGAGAGAAAATTAAAGTCATCGTCGTGGACGAGGCCCACACAGTTGTTCAATG ggGTGAAGGAAATGATCACCATAAGGCCTTTAGGGAACATTTCAGTCAAATAGGAGAGTTGAGAGCAATTTGCCCAGACGTCCCTATAGCTGCCTTAACCGCAACATCAGGTCCTGCACAGCGTTGCAAAATCACGAAAAGTCTTTGCTTCAGGACATCTGAAACTGTGATCATATCAGAGTCTCCCGATaggaaaaacattaaaatatcctCAATGTGTGTCCCTAACAACAGTGAAATTGAAGATGTAATGGGTTGGTTGTtgaatgaatttgaaaagaaaaaggaaACACTTCCAAGACATATAATATTTTCAGAATCAATAAGTGATGTGTCTAAAATTTATGCAATATTTAGAAAAAGGATAGGAAAAAGTGAACATTATGAAATGTTTCATAGCAAAACAGTAGAAGGCAGAAAAGAATACATTAGGTCAGATATGACAAAAGATGGAAAAATTAGAATTTTGATATGTACCAATTCGGCAGGCATGGGTGTAAATTTCTACAAAGTACATAATATTATTCATTATGGCCTCCCAAGAGAAATGGACACTTTTGTTCAACAGATGGGTAGGGCAGGCAGGGATGGATAA
- the LOC130051121 gene encoding uncharacterized protein LOC130051121 produces the protein MSAFHHAVTQVLDNGGATDECINLFNKLGLCLSPSAAAKKYDLIARQTDHIQRLMISEKKALEENTGEDCVPSEIIGDNFDIMKSPSHMSKEKQRQSWHCYSSRFQICQILYQQFYKASSTNDRGTLSQLRNIVHRVDVKGAERVIESYRAHSAFIDDCLDAFIVGACMHHLKMESIECEPQSKQILFEAISSEDKMQFIANIASEIQKKYINLENDLHTLEHASEKLDMQEQQIKDMFDATEGLYHCVDCRRPYKKQGHLKNHLKKEHDWEFHHQDQEAGEDHDRVALYRASFMKCALLLRDTSDAYKLGDGNRIMDNSKFQMLLSGIAHHTKYQLWLFRFLANYHCLLSPREAFEYKWNCTTNMKGGCGHNIPNDNLVEILVHRLKSKLQSQGANVTFSSARKAALTLQIQDEIKENLIEKSGMKKSGTTRSSTSKDKDIVLMVTELSAASVFDYIPGRKYDNFKNFNDLFSRINIPELHKWLSKQKERLSYEAI, from the exons ATGTCTGCCTTTCATCATGCAGTAACTCAAGTTTTGGATAATGGTGGAGCAACGGATGAG tGCATAAATCTTTTCAACAAGTTGGGTCTTTGTTTGTCACCATCTGCTGCGGCAAAGAAGTATGATTTGATAGCAAGGCAAACTGACCACATACAACGACTGATGATTTCAGAAAAGAAAGCCCTCGAAGAAAATACAGGTGAGGATTGCGTGCCGTCTGAAATCATTGGAGATAATTTCGACATTATGAAAAGTCCATCTCATATGAGCAAAGAGAAGCAGCGACAAAGTTGGCATTG TTACAGTTCAAGGTTTCAAATATGTCAG ATTCTCTACCAGCAGTTTTACAAGGCTTCATCTACCAATGACCGGGGAACTCTTTCCCAGCTGAGAAACATTGTTCATCGAGTTGATGTTAAAGGAGCAGAAAGAGTTATCGAAAGTTACAG AGCACACTCTGCTTTCATTGATGATTGCTTAGATGCTTTCATTGTTGGTGCCTGTATGCATCACTTGAAAATGGAGAGCATTGAATGTGAACCACAGTCCAAACAGATTCTCTTTGAGGCCATCTCATCAGAGGATAAGATGCAGTTCATTGCTAACATCGCATCAGAAATACAGAAAAAGTACATCAATCTGGAAAACG ATTTGCACACCTTGGAACATGCTTCTGAGAAACTGGATATGCAAGAGCAACAAATCAAAGATATGTTTGATGCCACTGAGGGATTATACCACTGTGTTGATTGTCGGCGCCCATACAAGAAGCAGGGACACCTTAAAAATCATCTTAAAAAAGAACATGATTGGGAATTTCATCATCAAGATCAAGAAGCTGGTGAAGATCATGATCGAGTGGCCCTTTACAGAGCATCATTTATGAAATGTGCTCTTCTACTTAGAGACACAAGTGACGCTTATAAATTGGGTGATGGAAATAGAATTATGGACAATTCCAAATTTCAAATGCTTCTCTCAGGGATTGCACATCATACAAAATACCAACTATGGCTATTCAGATTTCTAGCAAACTATCACTGCTTGCTAAGTCCAAGGGAAGCATTTGAGTACAAATGGAACTGCACAAcaaatatgaaaggtggatgTGGGCATAACATTCCGAATGATAATTTGGTAGAGATTCTAGTCCATCGACTTAAATCAAAGTTGCAATCGCAGGGAGCAAATGTGACATTTTCAAGTGCGCGGAAGGCAGCTTTGACTCTTCAAATACAAGATGAGATCAAGGAAAATTTAATTGAGAAGTCTGGCATGAAGAAATCGGGGACCACTCGTTCAAGCACTTCAAAGGACAAAGACATTGTACTTATGGTGACTGAACTCTCTGCTGCCAGTGTGTTTGATTACATTCCTGGTAGAAAATATGacaatttcaaaaactttaatgaTCTGTTTTCCAGAATTAATATCCCAGAATTACACAAATGGTTAAGTAAACAAAAGGAGAGACTGTCTTATGAAGCCATTTAA
- the LOC130051016 gene encoding uncharacterized protein LOC130051016: MATSISSPCCRLCHGILPKKQRRTIFGESFGVYDQLLEIIDQIPHPNDEKGNYICGMCWNKLNRLGKIEYDIKTKLEKLKSERHDLIRDLRLKHKGDISVQQVCTPKSKKHLIVHSPTPRKVKQLFTESKSTQLTDTPTSSSNPVTDDKYRKKVNIQLFSPSKIKVVYRGPKEKLKSKVIPAGDSQNIIRCISRGESHQKTSKVIYNSTLQDNIHNCVIKDLRKEQAFIYQDYVMS, encoded by the exons ATGGCGACCTCCATATCTAGCCCGTGTTGTCGCCTCTGCCATGGAATTTTGCCCAAAAAACAAAGACGAACGATCTTTGGAGAAAGCTTTGGCGTGTATGATCAACTGCTAGAAATAATAGATCAGATTCCTCACCCAAATGACGAAAAAGGGAATTACATCTGCGGTATGTGTTGGAATAAACTAAACAGATTGGGTAAAATCGAATACGACATAAAAACAAAGTTAGAAAAGTTAAAATCTGAAAGGCATGACTTGATACGCGATTTACGCTTGAAGCACAAGGGCGATATAAGCGTACAGCAAGTATGTACACCTAAATCCAAAAAACATTTAATTGTTCACTCGCCAACACCGAGGAAAGTAAAACAGCTGTTCACTGAATCCAAGTCCACTCAGCTGACGGATACTCCAACATCATCATCGAATCCTGTGACCGACGACAAATACAGGAAGAAAGTGAACATTCAGCTTTTCTCTCCCAGTAAAATCAAG GTTGTATACAGAGGTCCaaaagaaaagctgaaatcCAAAGTTATCCCTGCTGGAGATTCACAGAACATCATTAGATGTATTTCAAGGGGTGAATCCCACCAGAAAACATCCAAAGTAATCTACAATTCCACTTTACAAGACAATATCCATAACTGTGTGATCAAAGATCTCAGAAAGGAACAAGCTTTCATCTACCAAGACTATGTCATGTCTTAG